In the Streptomyces fradiae ATCC 10745 = DSM 40063 genome, one interval contains:
- a CDS encoding DsbA family protein: MNDSTTDPTARPVVLDVWCELQCPDCRTALEDLRALRDRYGDRLEVRLRHFPLEKHKHAYAAAQAAEEALAQGAGWPYVERVLGGVAELDARGEAYLLQVARELGLDDEEFDTALIDGRHLLAVDADQAEGKAIGVTGTPTYVIGGERLDGGKSQEGLRARVEEIADRLLAGG, from the coding sequence ATGAACGACTCCACCACCGACCCCACCGCCCGCCCCGTCGTCCTCGACGTCTGGTGCGAGCTGCAGTGCCCCGACTGCCGGACCGCGCTGGAGGACCTGCGCGCCCTGCGGGACCGCTACGGCGACCGGCTGGAGGTGCGGCTGCGCCACTTCCCGCTGGAGAAGCACAAGCACGCGTACGCCGCCGCGCAGGCCGCCGAGGAGGCCCTGGCGCAGGGCGCGGGCTGGCCGTATGTGGAGCGGGTCCTCGGGGGCGTGGCGGAGCTGGACGCGCGGGGCGAGGCGTACCTGCTCCAGGTGGCGCGGGAACTGGGTCTGGACGACGAGGAGTTCGACACCGCGCTCATCGACGGGCGGCACCTGCTGGCGGTCGACGCCGACCAGGCCGAGGGCAAGGCCATCGGCGTGACCGGCACCCCGACCTACGTGATCGGCGGCGAGCGGCTGGACGGCGGCAAGAGCCAGGAGGGCCTGCGCGCCCGCGTCGAGGAGATC